Proteins encoded in a region of the Clostridium butyricum genome:
- the rplE gene encoding 50S ribosomal protein L5 → MTRLQEKYVKEVVPAMIEKFGYKNIMEVPKLEKIVINMGVGEAKENQKVLESAVADLTLIAGQKPILTRAKKSVANFKIRENMALGCKVTLRKAQMFEFADKLMSIALPRVRDFRGVSSKAFDGRGNYSLGIKEQLIFPEIEYDKIDKVRGMDIIFVTSANTDEEARELLRFLGMPFAQ, encoded by the coding sequence ATGACAAGACTTCAAGAAAAATACGTAAAAGAAGTAGTTCCAGCTATGATTGAAAAGTTCGGATACAAAAACATAATGGAAGTTCCAAAGCTAGAAAAAATCGTAATTAACATGGGAGTTGGAGAAGCTAAAGAAAACCAAAAGGTTTTAGAATCAGCTGTTGCTGACTTAACTCTAATTGCAGGTCAAAAACCTATATTAACTAGAGCTAAGAAATCTGTAGCTAACTTCAAAATTAGAGAAAACATGGCATTAGGATGCAAAGTTACTCTAAGAAAAGCTCAAATGTTCGAATTTGCTGATAAATTAATGAGTATTGCTTTACCAAGAGTTAGAGACTTCAGAGGAGTTTCAAGCAAGGCTTTTGATGGTAGAGGAAACTACTCATTAGGAATTAAGGAACAATTAATATTCCCAGAAATCGAATATGATAAAATAGATAAAGTAAGAGGAATGGATATAATCTTCGTAACATCAGCTAACACTGATGAAGAAGCTAGGGAATTATTAAGATTCCTTGGAATGCCATTCGCTCAATAA
- the rpsJ gene encoding 30S ribosomal protein S10 yields MSKQKIRIRLKAFDHTILDQSAEKIVETAKTSGAKVVGPVPLPTEKDVVTILRAVHKYKDSREQFEIRTHKRLIDIVNPSPKTVDALMRLNLPAGVDIEIKL; encoded by the coding sequence ATGTCAAAGCAAAAAATAAGAATAAGATTAAAAGCTTTTGATCACACAATATTAGATCAATCTGCTGAAAAAATCGTTGAAACTGCAAAAACTTCAGGAGCTAAGGTTGTAGGTCCAGTACCATTACCAACTGAAAAAGATGTTGTTACAATATTAAGAGCGGTTCACAAATACAAAGATTCAAGAGAACAATTTGAAATCAGAACTCATAAGAGATTAATCGATATCGTTAATCCATCACCAAAAACTGTTGATGCTTTAATGAGATTAAATCTTCCAGCTGGTGTTGATATAGAAATCAAACTATAA
- a CDS encoding type Z 30S ribosomal protein S14 produces MARKAIIEKWSKTPKYKTRAYTRCRICGRPHSVLKKYGVCRICFRELAYKGEIPGCRKASW; encoded by the coding sequence ATGGCACGTAAGGCTATTATTGAAAAGTGGAGCAAAACTCCTAAATATAAAACAAGAGCTTATACAAGATGTAGAATATGTGGAAGACCACATTCTGTATTAAAGAAATACGGAGTATGCCGTATTTGTTTCAGAGAACTTGCGTATAAGGGCGAAATTCCAGGTTGTAGAAAAGCATCTTGGTAA
- the rplV gene encoding 50S ribosomal protein L22: MEARAIAKYIRMSPTKVGVVLDLIRGKNVNEAFAILQYTPREAAVVINKVLKSAVANAENNLELNADNLYVSECFVGQGSTLKRFQPHAQGRAFKILKKTSNITVVVKERA, from the coding sequence ATGGAAGCTAGAGCTATAGCAAAATATATAAGAATGTCTCCAACAAAGGTAGGAGTAGTTCTTGATTTAATCAGAGGAAAAAATGTTAATGAAGCTTTTGCTATTTTACAATATACTCCAAGAGAAGCAGCAGTAGTAATTAACAAAGTATTAAAGTCAGCTGTTGCAAACGCAGAAAACAATTTAGAATTAAATGCTGATAACTTATATGTTTCTGAGTGTTTCGTAGGTCAAGGATCAACATTAAAGAGATTCCAACCACATGCACAAGGTAGAGCATTTAAAATATTAAAGAAAACAAGCAATATAACAGTAGTTGTTAAAGAAAGAGCTTAG
- the rplP gene encoding 50S ribosomal protein L16 has protein sequence MLMPKRVKHRKVQRGRMKGKATRGNFLAYGDYGIQAQTCGWITSNQIESARIAINRYIKRGGKLWIKIFPDKPVTEKPAETRMGSGKGSPEYWVAVVKPGRVLFELSGVAEETAREAMRLASHKLPVKTKFVTKRDFEEMGGER, from the coding sequence ATGTTAATGCCTAAAAGAGTTAAACATCGTAAGGTACAACGTGGTAGAATGAAAGGTAAGGCTACTAGAGGTAATTTCTTAGCTTATGGAGATTACGGAATACAAGCACAAACTTGTGGATGGATCACTAGTAACCAAATCGAATCTGCCAGAATTGCTATCAATAGATACATCAAAAGAGGAGGAAAACTTTGGATAAAGATTTTCCCAGATAAGCCAGTTACTGAAAAGCCAGCTGAAACAAGAATGGGTTCAGGTAAAGGTTCACCAGAATACTGGGTTGCAGTAGTTAAACCAGGTAGAGTATTATTTGAATTATCTGGAGTTGCAGAAGAAACTGCAAGAGAAGCAATGAGACTTGCTTCACATAAACTTCCTGTAAAAACAAAGTTTGTTACAAAGAGAGATTTTGAGGAAATGGGTGGTGAAAGATAA
- the rplD gene encoding 50S ribosomal protein L4: MPTVGVYNIEGKKVSDMELNESVFATEVNQYALHQVVVALLANKRQGTQSTKTRSEVRGGGIKPWRQKGTGRARQGSIRAPQWIKGGIVFAPKPRDYRVSTPKSMRKVAMKSALTSKVQDNSMIVLESLNFDAPKTKNVVAMLNALEAPKALIITAESNEAVYKSARNIQGVSVIPANNINVYDLLKFDKVIMTKDAVSKIEEVYA, from the coding sequence ATGCCTACAGTAGGAGTATATAATATAGAAGGAAAAAAAGTTTCAGATATGGAACTTAACGAAAGCGTATTCGCAACTGAAGTTAACCAATATGCATTACACCAAGTAGTAGTTGCATTATTAGCTAACAAGAGACAAGGAACTCAATCAACTAAGACTAGATCTGAAGTTAGAGGAGGCGGAATTAAGCCTTGGAGACAAAAAGGAACTGGAAGAGCAAGACAAGGTTCTATCAGAGCACCTCAATGGATCAAAGGTGGTATAGTATTCGCACCAAAGCCAAGAGATTACAGAGTTTCTACTCCAAAGAGTATGAGAAAGGTAGCTATGAAGTCTGCTTTAACTAGCAAAGTTCAAGATAACTCAATGATCGTTCTTGAATCATTAAACTTCGACGCTCCAAAGACTAAAAATGTAGTAGCAATGTTAAATGCTTTAGAAGCACCTAAGGCTTTAATCATAACTGCAGAATCAAACGAAGCTGTATACAAATCAGCTAGAAACATCCAAGGAGTAAGTGTTATTCCAGCAAACAACATCAATGTTTATGATTTATTAAAGTTTGATAAAGTAATCATGACTAAAGATGCTGTATCAAAAATTGAGGAGGTGTACGCATAA
- the rpmC gene encoding 50S ribosomal protein L29: MKARELKELKSSNPQELAVKLGDLKGELFNLRFQLATGQLENPMRIREVKKSIAQIKTILREEELRALEQ, from the coding sequence ATGAAGGCTAGAGAATTAAAAGAATTAAAATCAAGCAATCCTCAAGAATTAGCAGTTAAATTAGGAGATCTTAAAGGAGAACTATTCAACTTAAGATTCCAATTAGCTACAGGACAATTAGAAAATCCAATGAGAATAAGAGAAGTTAAGAAGTCTATAGCCCAAATAAAAACCATCTTAAGAGAAGAAGAATTAAGAGCATTGGAACAATAA
- the rplR gene encoding 50S ribosomal protein L18 produces MFKKADKKASRAKRHLRVRKKVSGTAERPRLSVFKSEKNIYAQVIDDINGVTLVAASSLDKDFAAKGGNKEGAKLVGETVAKRAVEKGIQEVVFDRGGYVYHGRVQELAEAAREAGLKF; encoded by the coding sequence ATGTTCAAAAAGGCAGACAAAAAAGCAAGCAGAGCAAAACGTCACCTTAGAGTTCGTAAGAAAGTATCTGGTACTGCGGAAAGACCAAGACTTTCAGTATTTAAGAGTGAAAAGAATATATACGCACAAGTTATTGATGATATAAACGGTGTAACTTTAGTAGCTGCTTCAAGCTTAGACAAAGATTTCGCTGCTAAAGGCGGAAACAAAGAAGGCGCTAAACTTGTTGGAGAAACAGTTGCTAAAAGAGCTGTAGAAAAAGGAATTCAAGAAGTAGTATTCGACAGAGGTGGATACGTATATCACGGAAGAGTTCAAGAATTAGCAGAAGCAGCTAGAGAAGCAGGCTTAAAATTCTAA
- the rplC gene encoding 50S ribosomal protein L3, translating to MKKAIIGKKIGMTQIFDENGKVVPVTVVEAGPCVVVQKKTLENDGYEAIQVGFEEIREKLANKPRKGQFAKAGVSVRRTLKEFRLEDITSYEVGQEIKADVFEAGDKVDVSAVSKGKGFQGCIKRWNQQRGPMTHGSKFHRAPGSMGASSDPSRTFKNKRMPGHMGSVNTTVLNLQVVKVIAEKNLILIKGGIPGPNKGTVVIKNTVRA from the coding sequence ATGAAAAAAGCTATAATAGGAAAGAAAATAGGAATGACTCAAATTTTCGATGAAAATGGTAAAGTAGTTCCTGTAACTGTAGTAGAAGCTGGCCCATGTGTTGTTGTTCAAAAGAAAACATTAGAAAATGATGGTTATGAAGCAATACAAGTTGGTTTTGAAGAAATAAGAGAAAAATTAGCTAATAAGCCAAGAAAAGGTCAATTCGCTAAGGCAGGAGTTTCTGTAAGAAGAACTCTTAAAGAATTTAGATTAGAAGACATAACTTCTTACGAAGTTGGTCAAGAAATAAAAGCTGATGTATTTGAAGCTGGAGATAAAGTAGATGTATCTGCTGTATCTAAAGGTAAGGGATTCCAAGGATGTATTAAGAGATGGAATCAACAAAGAGGACCTATGACTCACGGTTCTAAGTTCCACAGAGCACCAGGTTCTATGGGAGCTTCATCAGATCCATCTAGAACATTCAAGAACAAGAGAATGCCAGGACATATGGGATCTGTTAATACAACAGTACTTAATTTACAAGTAGTTAAAGTAATAGCTGAAAAGAATTTAATACTAATCAAGGGTGGTATCCCAGGACCTAACAAAGGTACAGTAGTAATTAAAAACACAGTTAGAGCTTAA
- the rplW gene encoding 50S ribosomal protein L23, with protein sequence MKLTSHDIIRKPVITEKTMASMADKKYTFIVHADANKSQIKRAVEEVFNVTVEAVNTINGLGKTKRMGVHVGKRADYKKAIITLKEDSNAIEFFEGMQ encoded by the coding sequence ATGAAATTAACAAGCCATGATATAATCAGAAAGCCAGTTATAACTGAAAAGACTATGGCATCTATGGCCGATAAAAAGTACACTTTCATAGTTCATGCTGATGCAAACAAATCTCAAATAAAGAGAGCTGTGGAAGAAGTATTCAACGTAACTGTTGAAGCTGTTAATACTATAAACGGTTTAGGAAAAACTAAGAGAATGGGCGTACATGTAGGAAAGAGAGCTGACTACAAGAAAGCTATCATTACTTTAAAAGAAGATAGCAACGCAATTGAATTCTTCGAAGGAATGCAATAG
- the rpsC gene encoding 30S ribosomal protein S3, with the protein MGQKVNPHGLRVGVIKGWNAKWYANKKNFADNLIEDNKVRKFVKKELFSAGISKIEIERAAKRVKLNIYTAKPGVIIGKGGAGIEALKGKLTQYISNKNVLINIVEVKSAEADAQLMAENIAAQLEKRISFRRAMKQTMQRAMKHGIKGVKTACSGRLGGAEIARTEQYHEGTIPLQTLRADIDYGFAEADTTYGKIGVKVWVYNGEVLPTKKVVEKEEANA; encoded by the coding sequence GTGGGTCAAAAAGTAAATCCTCATGGCCTTAGAGTAGGTGTCATCAAAGGATGGAACGCAAAATGGTATGCTAATAAGAAGAATTTTGCAGATAATCTTATAGAAGATAATAAGGTCAGAAAATTTGTTAAAAAAGAACTATTCTCAGCTGGTATTTCTAAAATAGAAATCGAAAGAGCTGCTAAGAGAGTTAAGTTAAACATATATACAGCAAAACCTGGAGTTATTATAGGTAAAGGTGGAGCAGGAATTGAAGCTTTAAAGGGTAAATTAACTCAGTATATAAGCAACAAGAATGTTTTAATAAACATTGTGGAAGTTAAGAGTGCTGAAGCAGATGCTCAATTAATGGCTGAAAACATTGCAGCACAATTAGAAAAGAGAATATCTTTCAGAAGAGCTATGAAGCAAACAATGCAAAGAGCTATGAAACATGGTATTAAAGGTGTTAAAACTGCATGTTCAGGTAGACTTGGCGGAGCTGAAATCGCTAGAACTGAACAATACCATGAAGGAACAATTCCACTACAAACTTTAAGAGCTGATATCGATTATGGATTTGCAGAAGCAGATACAACATACGGTAAAATCGGAGTTAAAGTTTGGGTTTACAATGGAGAAGTTCTTCCAACTAAGAAAGTAGTAGAAAAGGAAGAGGCTAACGCATAG
- the rplB gene encoding 50S ribosomal protein L2 has translation MAVKKFNPITPSRRQMTMPTFEEITSQSPEKSLLVALKSKAGRNAQGKITVRHRGGGAKRKYRIIDFKRNKDGIPAKVATIEYDPNRTAYIALVVYADGEKRYILAPAGLKVGDVIESGVNADIKAGNALPLKNIPVGTVIHNIELQKGKGGQLVRAAGNSAQLMAKEGDYATLRLPSGEMRYVRIECRATIGTLSNATNDIVNIGKAGRKRHMGFRPTVRGSVMNPNDHPHGGGEGKSPIGRPSPVTPWGKPALGYKTRKNKKYSDRFIIKDRRK, from the coding sequence ATGGCAGTTAAAAAGTTTAACCCTATAACACCATCAAGAAGACAAATGACTATGCCTACATTTGAAGAAATTACTTCACAATCACCAGAAAAGTCACTTCTTGTTGCGTTAAAGAGCAAAGCAGGTAGAAATGCTCAAGGTAAAATCACTGTTAGACATCGTGGTGGCGGTGCTAAGAGAAAATATAGAATTATAGATTTCAAGAGAAATAAGGATGGTATTCCAGCAAAAGTTGCTACTATAGAATACGATCCAAACAGAACAGCATATATTGCTTTAGTTGTATATGCAGATGGAGAAAAGAGATACATTCTTGCACCAGCTGGATTAAAAGTTGGAGATGTAATTGAATCAGGTGTAAACGCTGATATCAAAGCAGGTAATGCTCTTCCATTAAAGAACATACCAGTAGGTACAGTAATTCATAACATAGAATTACAAAAAGGAAAAGGTGGTCAATTAGTTAGAGCTGCAGGTAACTCAGCACAATTAATGGCTAAAGAAGGAGATTACGCAACTCTAAGATTACCATCAGGTGAAATGAGATACGTAAGAATCGAATGTAGAGCTACAATCGGAACACTTTCAAATGCTACTAACGATATCGTTAATATCGGTAAAGCTGGTAGAAAGAGACATATGGGATTCAGACCTACAGTAAGAGGTTCTGTTATGAATCCTAACGATCACCCTCATGGTGGTGGTGAAGGTAAGTCACCAATCGGTAGACCAAGTCCAGTTACTCCTTGGGGTAAACCAGCACTTGGATATAAGACTAGAAAGAATAAGAAGTATTCTGATAGATTCATTATCAAAGATAGAAGAAAATAG
- the rplN gene encoding 50S ribosomal protein L14, whose protein sequence is MIQQQTLLKVADNSGAKEIMCIRVLGGSKRKFGNIGDVIVASVKSATPGGVVKKGEVVKAVVVRSVKGVRRADGSYIKFDENAAVIIKDDKQPKGTRIFGPVARELRDKEFNKILSLAPEVL, encoded by the coding sequence ATGATACAACAACAAACATTATTAAAAGTTGCAGATAATTCAGGTGCAAAAGAAATTATGTGTATCAGAGTCTTAGGTGGATCTAAGAGAAAGTTTGGTAACATCGGTGATGTTATAGTAGCTAGCGTTAAAAGTGCAACACCAGGTGGAGTTGTTAAAAAAGGTGAAGTTGTAAAAGCAGTTGTAGTTAGATCAGTTAAAGGTGTAAGAAGAGCGGATGGTTCATACATCAAATTTGACGAAAATGCAGCAGTTATAATCAAGGACGATAAGCAACCAAAAGGAACTCGTATTTTCGGACCTGTTGCTAGGGAGCTAAGAGATAAAGAATTTAATAAAATATTATCATTAGCACCAGAAGTTCTATAA
- the rplX gene encoding 50S ribosomal protein L24 codes for MKIHVRKNDTVIVVSGKDKGKTGEVLKAYPKTGKVLVQGVNIVKKHQKANRSQLESAIIEKEAAINSSKVMLYCNKCKNATRISNKVLDDGTKVRVCKKCGETF; via the coding sequence TTGAAGATACATGTAAGAAAGAATGATACAGTTATTGTCGTTTCTGGTAAAGATAAAGGCAAGACTGGAGAAGTTTTAAAAGCATATCCAAAAACAGGAAAAGTTCTTGTTCAAGGAGTTAATATAGTAAAGAAACATCAAAAAGCTAACAGAAGTCAACTTGAAAGCGCTATAATTGAAAAAGAAGCAGCTATCAATAGTTCAAAAGTTATGTTATATTGTAACAAATGCAAAAATGCAACTAGAATTAGTAACAAAGTTTTAGATGATGGTACTAAAGTAAGAGTTTGCAAAAAATGCGGAGAAACATTCTAA
- the rplO gene encoding 50S ribosomal protein L15, producing MKLHELKPAAGSRKAPKRIGRGTGSGLGRNAGKGEKGQNARSGGGVRPGFEGGQMPLYRRLPKRGFTNPFSKEFVCINIDRLNIFENGTEITPEVLLERRVVSKVLDGVKILGNGTLEKSLTVKGCKFSKSAIEKIEAAGGKVEVM from the coding sequence ATGAAACTTCACGAATTAAAACCAGCAGCAGGTAGTAGAAAAGCACCTAAGAGAATCGGTAGAGGTACTGGTTCAGGATTAGGAAGAAACGCTGGTAAAGGTGAAAAGGGTCAAAACGCAAGATCAGGTGGTGGAGTAAGACCTGGTTTTGAAGGAGGTCAAATGCCTTTATACAGAAGACTACCTAAGAGAGGATTCACTAATCCTTTCAGCAAGGAATTTGTTTGTATCAACATTGACAGATTAAACATCTTCGAAAATGGTACAGAAATAACTCCAGAAGTTTTACTTGAAAGAAGAGTTGTAAGTAAAGTATTAGACGGAGTAAAGATTCTTGGAAACGGAACATTAGAAAAAAGCTTAACAGTTAAAGGATGTAAGTTCTCTAAGTCTGCTATAGAAAAAATTGAGGCAGCTGGGGGAAAAGTTGAGGTGATGTAA
- the tuf gene encoding elongation factor Tu: protein MAKEKFERSKPHVNIGTIGHVDHGKTTLTAAITTVLANKGFADAFNYADIDKAPEEKERGITINTAHVEYETETRHYAHVDCPGHADYVKNMITGAAQMDGAILVVSAADGPMPQTREHILLGSRVGIEYIVVFLNKADMVDDPELLELVEMEVRELLSEYDFPGDDIPVITGSALKALENPTDDAANKCIMELMEAVDSYIPTPERATDKPFLMPVEDVFTITGRGTVATGRVETGVLHVGDEVEIVGLSEEKKKTVCTGIEMFRKLLDEAQAGDNIGALLRGVQRTDIERGQVLAVPNSVHPHTKFVGQVYVLKKEEGGRHTPFFDGYRPQFYFRTTDVTGSIKLPDGMEMVMPGDHIDMNVELITPIAMDEGLRFAIREGGRTVGSGVVTSIVE, encoded by the coding sequence ATGGCAAAAGAGAAATTTGAAAGAAGTAAGCCACATGTTAACATTGGTACAATAGGTCACGTAGACCACGGTAAGACAACATTAACAGCTGCAATCACAACTGTATTAGCAAATAAAGGATTCGCAGACGCGTTCAACTACGCAGATATCGATAAGGCTCCAGAAGAAAAAGAAAGAGGAATCACAATCAATACTGCTCACGTTGAATACGAAACAGAAACAAGACATTACGCTCACGTTGACTGTCCAGGACATGCTGACTACGTTAAGAACATGATCACTGGAGCTGCACAAATGGATGGAGCTATCTTAGTTGTATCTGCTGCAGACGGTCCAATGCCTCAAACAAGAGAACATATCTTATTAGGATCAAGAGTTGGTATAGAATACATAGTAGTATTCTTAAACAAAGCTGATATGGTAGATGATCCAGAATTATTAGAATTAGTTGAAATGGAAGTTAGAGAATTATTAAGCGAATATGACTTCCCAGGAGATGATATTCCAGTAATAACAGGATCAGCATTAAAAGCATTAGAAAACCCAACAGATGATGCAGCAAACAAATGTATCATGGAATTAATGGAAGCAGTAGATAGCTACATTCCAACACCAGAAAGAGCTACAGATAAGCCATTCTTAATGCCAGTAGAAGATGTATTCACAATCACTGGTAGAGGAACAGTTGCAACAGGTAGAGTTGAAACTGGAGTACTTCACGTAGGAGACGAAGTTGAAATCGTTGGATTAAGTGAAGAAAAGAAGAAGACTGTATGTACAGGAATCGAAATGTTCAGAAAGTTATTAGATGAAGCACAAGCTGGAGATAACATCGGAGCATTATTAAGAGGAGTACAAAGAACTGATATCGAAAGAGGTCAAGTTTTAGCAGTACCAAACTCAGTACACCCACACACTAAGTTCGTAGGTCAAGTATACGTACTTAAAAAAGAAGAAGGTGGAAGACATACTCCATTCTTTGATGGATATAGACCACAATTCTACTTCAGAACAACAGACGTTACAGGATCAATCAAATTACCAGATGGTATGGAAATGGTTATGCCTGGAGACCACATCGACATGAACGTTGAATTAATCACTCCAATCGCTATGGATGAAGGATTAAGATTCGCGATCAGAGAAGGTGGAAGAACTGTAGGTTCAGGAGTTGTTACTAGTATAGTTGAATAG
- the rpsQ gene encoding 30S ribosomal protein S17 yields the protein MERALRKKRIGRVVSDKMEKTIVVAVETKVRHPLYGKTINRTTKFKVHDEKNEAKINDRVSIMETRPLSKDKRWRLVEIVEKAK from the coding sequence ATGGAAAGAGCTTTAAGAAAAAAGAGAATCGGTAGAGTTGTTTCTGATAAAATGGAAAAGACTATCGTAGTTGCTGTTGAAACTAAGGTAAGACATCCACTATACGGAAAAACTATTAATAGAACTACTAAGTTCAAAGTTCATGATGAAAAGAATGAAGCTAAAATTAATGATAGAGTATCAATAATGGAAACTAGACCTTTATCTAAAGATAAGAGATGGAGACTTGTTGAAATAGTTGAGAAAGCTAAATAA
- the rpsE gene encoding 30S ribosomal protein S5 — protein MRIDPSTLDLKEKVVFINRVTKVVKGGRNFRFSALVVVGDENGHVGVGMGKSIEIPEAIKKGIEDAKKNLVSVSMVGTTVPHEIHGKFGTADVLIMPAKEGTGVIAGGPARAVLELAGLKDVRAKSLGSNNPSNMVKATINGLASLRTAEDIAKLRGKSVEEILG, from the coding sequence ATGAGAATCGATCCTAGTACACTAGACCTTAAAGAAAAGGTTGTTTTTATAAACAGAGTTACTAAGGTTGTTAAAGGTGGTAGAAACTTCAGATTCAGCGCATTAGTTGTTGTCGGAGACGAAAACGGACACGTAGGCGTTGGTATGGGTAAATCTATCGAAATTCCAGAAGCAATCAAAAAGGGAATAGAAGATGCTAAGAAAAACTTAGTAAGTGTTTCAATGGTTGGAACAACTGTTCCTCATGAAATACACGGTAAGTTTGGAACAGCTGATGTTCTAATCATGCCAGCTAAAGAAGGTACAGGAGTTATCGCTGGTGGTCCAGCAAGAGCTGTATTAGAATTAGCAGGATTAAAAGACGTAAGAGCTAAATCATTAGGTTCTAACAACCCAAGCAACATGGTAAAAGCTACAATTAATGGATTAGCAAGTTTAAGAACTGCAGAAGATATTGCTAAATTAAGAGGCAAATCTGTAGAAGAAATATTAGGTTAG
- the rpmD gene encoding 50S ribosomal protein L30 — translation MAKVRVTLVKSLIGRKKDHIATANALGLKKIRNTVEVETNDAINGMIKKIDYLLKVEEV, via the coding sequence ATGGCTAAAGTAAGAGTTACATTAGTAAAGAGCTTAATAGGTAGAAAGAAAGACCATATTGCTACTGCAAACGCTCTTGGACTTAAAAAGATAAGAAATACTGTTGAAGTTGAAACTAACGATGCAATTAACGGTATGATTAAAAAGATAGACTACTTATTAAAGGTAGAAGAAGTATAA
- the rpsH gene encoding 30S ribosomal protein S8, giving the protein MVMTDPIADLLTRVRNANSVRHEVVEVPSSNVKKEIANILLQEGYIKEINEYNDGVVPMLRLSLKYGANKERVITGIKRISKPGLRVYCKRDEVPKVLNGLGIAVVSTSKGIMVDREARKNGLGGEVICYVW; this is encoded by the coding sequence ATGGTTATGACAGATCCGATAGCAGATTTATTAACTCGTGTAAGAAATGCTAACTCTGTAAGACATGAAGTGGTAGAAGTACCTTCTTCAAATGTAAAGAAGGAAATTGCAAATATATTATTACAAGAGGGTTATATAAAAGAAATAAACGAATATAACGACGGTGTTGTTCCAATGTTAAGATTATCTCTTAAATATGGAGCTAACAAAGAAAGAGTTATAACTGGTATAAAGAGAATTTCTAAGCCAGGTTTAAGAGTTTACTGTAAGAGAGACGAAGTACCAAAGGTTCTTAATGGATTAGGTATTGCTGTTGTTTCAACTTCAAAAGGTATCATGGTTGATAGAGAAGCTAGAAAGAACGGTTTAGGTGGAGAAGTTATCTGCTACGTTTGGTAG
- the rplF gene encoding 50S ribosomal protein L6, whose product MSRVGRLPIAIPADVTVTVTPDNVVTVKGPKGELVKTMHSDISIAVENNEVIVTRHSEQKEHRALHGLTRALINNMVIGVKEGYQKTLDLVGVGYRAQLQGKKLVMNLGYSHPVEIEPIDGITFETPAATKVVVKGIDKEKVGFAAADIRKWRVPEPYKGKGIKYENEVIRRKEGKTGKK is encoded by the coding sequence ATGTCAAGAGTAGGTAGATTACCAATAGCTATTCCTGCTGATGTAACTGTAACTGTAACACCAGACAACGTTGTTACAGTTAAGGGACCTAAGGGTGAATTAGTTAAAACTATGCATAGCGATATAAGCATAGCAGTTGAAAACAATGAAGTAATTGTTACTAGACATAGTGAACAAAAAGAACATAGAGCTCTTCATGGTTTAACAAGAGCATTAATTAATAATATGGTAATTGGAGTTAAAGAAGGTTACCAAAAGACTTTAGATTTAGTTGGTGTTGGTTATAGAGCTCAATTACAAGGTAAGAAGCTTGTAATGAACCTTGGATATTCACATCCAGTTGAAATAGAACCTATCGATGGAATCACTTTCGAAACTCCAGCTGCTACTAAAGTAGTTGTTAAGGGAATCGACAAGGAAAAAGTTGGATTCGCTGCAGCTGATATAAGAAAATGGAGAGTACCAGAACCATATAAGGGTAAAGGTATTAAGTACGAAAACGAAGTTATCAGACGTAAAGAAGGTAAAACTGGTAAGAAATAA
- the rpsS gene encoding 30S ribosomal protein S19, which produces MSRSTKKAPFVHEGLFKKIEEMNASGDKKVVKTWSRSSTIFPQFIGHTIAVHDGRKHVPVYVSEDMVGHKLGEFVLTRTYKGHDDKTSKR; this is translated from the coding sequence GTGAGTAGATCAACAAAAAAAGCACCTTTTGTTCATGAAGGACTTTTCAAAAAGATAGAAGAAATGAACGCAAGCGGAGATAAAAAGGTTGTAAAGACTTGGTCAAGAAGTTCAACAATCTTCCCACAATTCATAGGACACACAATTGCAGTTCATGACGGAAGAAAACACGTACCTGTATATGTATCAGAAGATATGGTTGGCCATAAGTTAGGTGAATTTGTATTAACTAGAACTTACAAGGGTCACGACGATAAAACATCAAAGAGATAG